A single Campylobacter hyointestinalis subsp. hyointestinalis DNA region contains:
- a CDS encoding class II aldolase and adducin N-terminal domain-containing protein, translated as MNIEYSMNEIKKISGSMFKKNFFGVFHGSISARIEHNQFIINKKDAIFDGLSDDDLTLLFSKKDYRWNDASIDSDIHQNIYKNIGEAKYICYAMPPYLTAYSLEHTSIEPRDYFGAMKFDNIFVYDPKQFDDWYERAPSEICRYMVDKKTNVIVIKGYGVYVYERTAYNLAKTVALLENSCKLLSYAYKFM; from the coding sequence ATGAATATAGAATACTCCATGAACGAGATAAAAAAGATATCTGGATCTATGTTTAAAAAGAACTTTTTTGGCGTTTTTCACGGCTCTATCTCAGCTAGGATAGAACATAACCAGTTTATAATAAACAAAAAAGATGCTATATTTGACGGGCTTAGCGATGATGATCTAACTCTACTTTTTTCAAAGAAAGATTATCGTTGGAATGATGCTAGTATAGATAGCGATATCCATCAAAATATTTATAAAAATATAGGAGAAGCAAAATACATCTGTTACGCTATGCCGCCGTATCTGACTGCTTATAGTTTGGAACATACAAGTATAGAGCCAAGAGACTACTTTGGTGCTATGAAATTTGATAATATTTTCGTCTATGATCCTAAGCAATTTGATGATTGGTATGAAAGAGCGCCATCTGAAATTTGTAGATATATGGTAGATAAAAAGACTAACGTTATAGTAATAAAAGGCTATGGAGTATATGTTTATGAAAGAACTGCTTACAATCTCGCAAAAACCGTAGCATTGCTAGAAAACAGCTGCAAACTGTTAAGCTATGCGTACAAATTTATGTAG
- the purH gene encoding bifunctional phosphoribosylaminoimidazolecarboxamide formyltransferase/IMP cyclohydrolase, which yields MRALISVSDKSGIEHFAKGLESLGFEILSTGGTYKVLKEANLKVVEVSDYTKSPEMFEGRVKTLHPKIHGGILHKRDDANHVKQAGDFGIGAIDLVCVNLYPFKETTIRTDDFGEIIENIDIGGPAMVRSAAKNFKDVIIVTDVNDYDAVLEALKNGSDSYEFRLDMMIKAFEHTASYDSMIANYMNDRFKSGFGEKRFISGSKVFECRYGENPHQKGAAYEFDSFLSLNFTQLKGEASFNNMTDINSAVSIASSFGDAPAVAICKHANPCGFAIGKDVLDSYEKALKCDPVSAFGGVVAINGTLTKELALKTKEIFIEVIIAANVEDGVLEIYSDKKRTKIFTQNNKYLVLSGDKWDFKHIDGGFVFQEKDYVKDDEVTNAKLVTKKQADVSELNDLKIAWKIAALTKSNCVVYVKDATLLAIGMGMTSRVDAARAAVAKAHDMGIDLTGSSLASEAFFPFRDSIEIASKVGVKNVIQPGGSIRDEDVIAAADESGMSMYFTGIRHFLH from the coding sequence ATGAGAGCGCTTATCAGTGTGAGCGATAAAAGCGGGATCGAGCATTTTGCAAAAGGACTTGAAAGCTTAGGTTTTGAGATTTTGAGTACCGGTGGAACTTATAAAGTATTAAAAGAAGCAAATTTAAAAGTGGTTGAAGTCAGTGATTATACCAAAAGTCCTGAGATGTTTGAGGGTCGCGTAAAGACTTTGCATCCAAAAATTCACGGCGGAATTTTACATAAAAGAGATGACGCTAACCACGTAAAACAAGCAGGTGATTTCGGTATAGGCGCTATAGATTTAGTTTGCGTAAATTTATATCCGTTTAAAGAGACTACTATCCGCACTGATGATTTTGGTGAAATCATCGAAAATATTGACATTGGCGGCCCTGCTATGGTAAGAAGCGCGGCGAAAAACTTTAAAGACGTCATTATCGTAACGGACGTAAATGACTATGACGCGGTTTTAGAAGCTCTAAAAAATGGTAGTGATAGCTACGAGTTTAGACTAGATATGATGATAAAGGCGTTCGAGCACACCGCTAGTTATGACTCTATGATAGCAAACTATATGAACGATAGATTTAAAAGCGGTTTTGGCGAAAAAAGATTTATAAGCGGCTCAAAAGTGTTTGAGTGCAGATATGGCGAAAATCCTCACCAAAAAGGCGCTGCTTACGAGTTTGATAGCTTTTTGAGTTTAAACTTTACTCAGTTAAAAGGCGAAGCAAGTTTCAACAATATGACAGATATCAACTCAGCTGTTTCTATCGCTAGTAGCTTTGGCGACGCTCCTGCGGTGGCTATCTGCAAACACGCAAATCCTTGTGGTTTTGCTATCGGTAAAGATGTTTTAGATAGCTATGAAAAAGCTTTGAAATGTGACCCTGTGAGTGCATTTGGCGGAGTCGTAGCGATAAATGGAACTCTTACCAAAGAGCTTGCACTTAAGACTAAAGAGATATTTATAGAAGTCATTATCGCTGCAAATGTCGAAGATGGTGTTTTAGAAATTTATAGCGATAAAAAGCGTACAAAGATCTTTACTCAAAATAACAAATACCTTGTCCTCTCAGGCGATAAATGGGATTTTAAGCATATAGATGGCGGTTTTGTGTTCCAAGAAAAAGATTATGTGAAGGATGATGAAGTTACTAATGCAAAGTTAGTAACCAAAAAACAAGCTGACGTTAGCGAGCTAAACGACTTAAAGATCGCATGGAAGATAGCTGCGCTTACAAAATCAAACTGTGTAGTTTATGTAAAAGACGCTACGCTTTTAGCTATAGGTATGGGTATGACAAGTAGAGTGGACGCAGCTAGGGCAGCAGTGGCAAAAGCTCACGATATGGGTATAGATCTAACAGGCTCTTCACTTGCAAGCGAAGCTTTTTTTCCATTTAGAGATAGCATAGAGATAGCTAGCAAAGTAGGCGTTAAAAATGTCATACAACCAGGCGGTAGTATACGCGATGAAGACGTTATAGCTGCGGCTGATGAGTCTGGTATGAGTATGTACTTTACTGGTATCAGACACTTTTTACACTAA
- the rsmH gene encoding 16S rRNA (cytosine(1402)-N(4))-methyltransferase RsmH, whose product MKSPHIPVLLNEVLDSFKEIKSGIILDCTLGYGGHSEAILRSNPNLKIIACDRDDDALNFCYEKFRPYKGRIEIHKSTFGTIFEKIETNGIKGILADIGVSSLQLDLNERGFSTNSDALDMRMDKSQTFDAKELINSYSLDELTRIFYKYGELPNAKSIATKIVAYRQKSKITSAKELASIIGRSNLKNRSVLVATLVFQAIRIEVNKELNELENLLKHIEDSKIKDAVLDIITFHSLEDKIVKTKFKEWEKSCICPNSALRCECGNNHAIGKIITKKPLTASEQELQTNSRSSCAKLRTFRILRQK is encoded by the coding sequence TTGAAATCTCCACATATACCGGTTTTACTAAATGAAGTTCTAGACTCATTTAAAGAGATAAAAAGCGGAATTATACTTGATTGTACTTTAGGTTATGGTGGACATAGTGAAGCTATCTTAAGATCAAATCCAAATTTAAAAATCATAGCTTGTGACAGAGATGATGACGCGCTGAACTTTTGCTATGAAAAATTCAGACCATACAAAGGCAGGATAGAGATACACAAAAGCACTTTTGGAACTATCTTTGAAAAAATAGAAACTAATGGTATCAAAGGGATCTTAGCAGATATCGGAGTTAGCTCATTGCAGCTAGATCTAAACGAGAGGGGTTTTAGTACAAATAGTGATGCTCTTGATATGAGAATGGATAAATCACAAACTTTTGACGCAAAAGAGCTGATAAACTCATACTCGCTCGATGAATTAACAAGAATTTTTTATAAATACGGCGAACTTCCAAATGCAAAAAGCATAGCGACAAAGATAGTAGCTTATAGACAAAAATCCAAAATAACAAGCGCAAAAGAGCTAGCAAGCATCATCGGACGCTCAAATTTAAAAAATCGCTCTGTTTTGGTAGCTACGCTAGTATTTCAAGCAATTAGAATAGAAGTAAATAAAGAGCTAAACGAGCTAGAAAATTTACTCAAACATATAGAAGATTCCAAGATCAAAGACGCCGTTTTAGATATCATAACGTTTCATTCTTTAGAAGATAAGATAGTAAAAACTAAATTCAAAGAGTGGGAAAAAAGCTGTATATGCCCAAACTCCGCTCTAAGATGTGAATGTGGAAACAATCACGCCATAGGAAAAATAATAACAAAAAAACCGCTAACCGCGTCAGAACAAGAGCTGCAAACAAACTCTAGAAGCAGCTGTGCTAAGCTTAGAACTTTTAGAATTCTGAGGCAAAAATGA
- a CDS encoding FUSC family protein, giving the protein MWLYKFIKTYDPANFGLTYALKASISMLLCGILSYYFFGMDGAIFATNASMSIFFINSLDGTNFTKLKYLYLYIAISALFLPFVKIAYDIGWLLIVPTFIWMFFVGISSLFNQNLNKVLSIANITGLVALIVQSSGYFELQNSLFGLVLGGFIASFMRTLHIGTYGKFTKKTYNLLLDDVIKMSQNLFDTKEFDGLTTKCGDHIDAIKKIFANKSASIKDERIIIHHSKSIFYLYKIEDIFHSLISLKRYFIKIKDDKLLKDVQNEIILNLTELKNIFQDKKVNITKNAFETVKQSNFSIFAASLSVLYNKFKLIKDGGEDNIVLDKKPKKSLKQIYKEINFKNDTVRNSFRLALSVAIAILIAELTKIDHGVWIAIGVLSVSRASSYMTKVVGFDNIKGALIGVCLGLVIIYFLKSTLLFLVIVLFFVFLTFYLKIFPTIYFSSAFMTTFVLVFSVIKTDFLELIIYRVTDVLIGFLVAFGVSFIFFRKIGEQKLTSNLLLVTLSLSKLTACLIHKNGNFATYEKAVLKDLNTYKQAVLEGDKRDYSGFKASLEIYKNLSEINSLIINLKDYIKLLKHSGWNGSMTFTSDINIIKTRFEMIEKKVNKLPYYFYDTLDDKVISEDKKIIYLIKLIADRQNKIANLV; this is encoded by the coding sequence ATGTGGCTTTATAAATTTATAAAAACTTACGATCCTGCAAATTTCGGACTTACGTATGCATTAAAAGCCTCTATTTCTATGCTGCTTTGCGGTATTTTATCATACTATTTTTTTGGTATGGATGGCGCTATTTTTGCTACAAACGCTTCAATGTCTATATTTTTTATAAACTCGCTCGATGGAACAAACTTTACAAAACTAAAATATTTATACTTATACATAGCCATTTCAGCTCTGTTTCTTCCATTTGTTAAAATCGCTTACGATATAGGCTGGCTTCTGATCGTACCGACGTTTATTTGGATGTTTTTTGTAGGTATAAGCTCTCTATTTAACCAAAACTTAAATAAAGTTTTAAGCATAGCAAACATAACTGGATTAGTAGCTCTCATCGTCCAAAGTAGTGGATATTTTGAGCTACAAAACTCACTCTTCGGACTTGTTTTAGGCGGATTTATCGCCTCATTTATGAGAACCTTACACATAGGAACTTATGGTAAATTTACTAAAAAAACATACAATTTACTACTTGATGATGTTATAAAAATGAGTCAAAATTTATTTGATACAAAAGAATTTGATGGATTAACAACAAAATGCGGCGACCATATAGACGCTATAAAAAAGATATTTGCAAACAAAAGTGCGAGTATAAAAGATGAGCGTATCATCATACATCATTCAAAATCCATATTTTATCTTTATAAGATAGAAGATATATTTCACTCTTTGATATCTCTTAAAAGATATTTTATAAAAATCAAAGACGACAAGCTTTTAAAAGATGTACAAAACGAGATCATTTTAAATTTAACCGAGCTAAAAAATATCTTTCAAGATAAAAAAGTAAATATAACAAAAAATGCTTTTGAGACAGTAAAACAGTCAAATTTTAGTATATTTGCCGCTTCTTTAAGCGTACTTTATAATAAATTTAAGCTGATAAAAGACGGCGGCGAGGACAATATAGTTTTGGACAAAAAGCCAAAAAAGAGCCTAAAACAAATTTATAAAGAGATAAATTTCAAAAATGATACAGTTAGGAACTCTTTTAGGCTAGCTCTTAGTGTAGCTATCGCCATACTTATCGCAGAACTTACAAAGATAGATCATGGAGTTTGGATAGCTATAGGAGTTTTGAGCGTCAGCAGAGCAAGCTCATATATGACAAAAGTTGTTGGCTTTGACAATATCAAAGGCGCTCTTATAGGGGTTTGTCTAGGATTAGTCATCATATATTTTTTAAAATCAACGCTTCTATTTTTAGTGATAGTTTTGTTTTTTGTATTTTTAACATTTTACCTAAAAATATTTCCGACCATATACTTTTCATCTGCTTTTATGACCACTTTTGTGCTTGTATTTTCCGTCATAAAAACGGATTTTTTAGAGCTGATCATATACCGAGTTACAGATGTTTTGATAGGATTTTTAGTTGCATTTGGTGTTAGTTTTATATTTTTTAGAAAGATAGGAGAGCAAAAGCTCACTTCAAATTTACTTTTAGTCACGCTTAGCTTGAGCAAACTAACTGCTTGTCTTATACACAAAAACGGAAATTTCGCAACTTATGAAAAAGCAGTACTAAAAGATCTAAACACTTATAAACAAGCTGTATTAGAAGGTGATAAAAGAGATTATTCTGGGTTTAAAGCTTCTTTAGAGATCTATAAAAATCTAAGCGAGATAAACAGTTTGATCATAAATTTAAAAGACTATATAAAGCTTCTAAAACATAGCGGTTGGAATGGTTCTATGACCTTTACATCTGATATCAATATCATAAAAACGAGGTTTGAGATGATAGAAAAGAAGGTAAATAAACTACCGTATTATTTTTATGACACGTTAGACGACAAAGTCATATCCGAAGATAAAAAAATAATATATCTGATCAAACTCATAGCAGACAGACAAAATAAGATCGCAAATTTAGTATAA
- a CDS encoding metal-sulfur cluster assembly factor: MKDEIYDELRKVIDPEIGFDIVSLGLIYGVDVSDKKAVVTMTLSTRSCPLHELILSWVEEAVLRVANECEINLVWEPAWDISMASDEVKNSLR, encoded by the coding sequence ATGAAAGACGAAATTTATGATGAATTAAGAAAAGTAATAGATCCAGAAATTGGCTTTGATATTGTATCTTTAGGGCTGATCTATGGTGTGGATGTTAGTGATAAAAAGGCTGTCGTTACTATGACTTTATCTACTCGGTCTTGTCCCTTACACGAGCTGATTTTAAGCTGGGTAGAAGAGGCTGTTTTGAGAGTTGCAAACGAGTGTGAGATAAATTTAGTCTGGGAACCGGCTTGGGATATAAGTATGGCTAGTGATGAGGTAAAAAATAGCCTGAGATAA
- a CDS encoding D-amino-acid transaminase, whose translation MAAPVTSKIVYLKGQFLDKDDAKVSILDRGFVFGDGIYEVVPIVNSKLVDKEEFWERFQRSLSQIELELPMKKDEFEQILYTLIEKNQLKEGGAYMQLTRGVADREFKFVKGLEPTLVAYVYETKIFDNEYANKGIKIISTPDIRWKRRDIKSISLLAQCYAKNEAYKAGAYECFMTEDGFVTEASSSSAFIIKNDTLITKPLSNEILPGIRRKNLLNLAGLIGLKVEQRKFTMDEVYDADEVFISAATLILLPVIKADGKLIGDGKIGKYAPKLRELYANKLKKEAGLI comes from the coding sequence ATGGCAGCCCCAGTAACCTCAAAAATAGTCTATTTAAAAGGACAATTTTTAGATAAGGATGATGCTAAAGTCAGCATTTTGGATCGTGGTTTTGTATTTGGCGATGGGATTTATGAAGTAGTGCCTATCGTAAATTCAAAACTAGTAGATAAAGAGGAATTTTGGGAAAGATTTCAAAGAAGCTTATCACAAATAGAACTAGAACTTCCTATGAAAAAAGATGAATTTGAACAGATCCTTTATACTCTTATAGAAAAAAACCAGCTCAAAGAAGGTGGCGCTTATATGCAGCTCACTCGCGGCGTCGCAGATAGAGAGTTTAAATTTGTCAAAGGCTTAGAGCCAACTTTAGTAGCGTACGTCTATGAAACGAAGATCTTTGATAATGAGTACGCGAACAAAGGCATTAAGATCATAAGTACTCCAGATATTAGATGGAAAAGAAGAGATATAAAATCGATATCTCTTTTAGCGCAATGCTACGCTAAAAACGAAGCTTATAAAGCAGGTGCTTACGAATGTTTTATGACTGAAGACGGCTTCGTAACAGAAGCTAGTAGTAGTAGTGCATTTATCATTAAAAATGATACTTTGATAACAAAACCTCTTTCAAACGAGATATTACCCGGAATTCGTAGAAAAAATTTACTAAATCTAGCAGGTCTTATCGGACTTAAAGTAGAGCAAAGAAAATTTACTATGGATGAAGTTTATGACGCAGATGAAGTATTTATCAGCGCTGCTACGCTTATACTCTTACCAGTTATCAAAGCTGATGGTAAGCTGATCGGTGATGGAAAGATAGGCAAATACGCTCCAAAACTAAGAGAGCTTTACGCAAATAAGCTAAAAAAAGAGGCTGGGCTTATTTAA